A genomic region of Streptosporangium lutulentum contains the following coding sequences:
- a CDS encoding ABC transporter ATP-binding protein, translated as MTDSRIPGAEPRGGWLRRSLRQAGAVALLCWRAGPGLALSQLAVTVVGGVLPMGAVWMTKLLIDELASGDTSGVLPPVGGLTVIGLLSGVLPHVIAYQQAESERRLDRLMQDRLYTAVNRFQGLSRFENPAFLDRLRMATQATGSALTPLTSGLFDVGRNVITLAGLLIALAVLSPLMAGLVALAAIPALVARLALEKRRMRMFAGQSATVRRQIFYSSLITDVEAAKEVRLFGLGDFLKDRMFRELFTVQAGERRLDRREAITQTLLATLSAVVSGAGLIWAVYAAVNGRLTLGDVTAFAAAVAGTQGALIAMVENAANARQALSLFDHHEQVTSLPDDLGPLHPRAEGTAVALPALRRGIELRDVWFRYAEDHPWVLKGVDLTIPHGSSVALVGLNGTGKSTLIKLLCRFYDPCRGAILWDGVDIREVPPAELRDRMGVLFQDYMSYDLSAAENIGVGEIGALPDRARIQAAAEMADVHEIVQALPRGYDTMLSRIFFGSEDEDPQAGVVLSGGQWQRLALARAMLRERRDLLILDEPSSGLDAQAEYEVHRRLREHRADRTSLLVSHRLGAVRDADLIVVLDDGRIVEQGTHDELTATGGGYARLFEIQSRGYREDAGVQ; from the coding sequence ATGACGGACTCCCGGATTCCGGGCGCCGAGCCACGTGGGGGCTGGCTACGGCGCTCACTGCGGCAGGCCGGCGCGGTGGCGTTGCTGTGCTGGCGGGCCGGCCCAGGTCTGGCGCTGTCCCAGCTTGCGGTCACCGTCGTCGGCGGCGTACTGCCCATGGGCGCCGTGTGGATGACGAAGCTTCTCATCGACGAGCTGGCCTCCGGCGACACGAGTGGTGTGCTGCCGCCGGTCGGCGGCCTCACCGTCATAGGGCTGCTCTCCGGGGTACTGCCGCATGTCATCGCGTACCAGCAGGCCGAATCGGAGCGCAGGCTGGATCGCCTGATGCAGGACCGGCTGTACACGGCGGTGAACCGGTTCCAGGGTCTGTCACGGTTTGAGAATCCGGCGTTCCTGGACAGGCTGCGCATGGCGACCCAGGCGACGGGAAGCGCGCTGACGCCCCTCACGTCCGGACTGTTCGATGTCGGGCGCAACGTCATCACCCTGGCCGGCCTCCTGATCGCCCTGGCCGTGCTGAGCCCGCTCATGGCGGGACTGGTGGCGCTGGCGGCGATCCCCGCCCTGGTCGCGCGGCTGGCATTGGAGAAACGGCGGATGAGGATGTTCGCCGGGCAGTCGGCGACGGTCCGGCGGCAGATCTTCTACTCCTCCCTCATCACCGACGTGGAAGCCGCGAAGGAGGTCCGGCTCTTCGGGCTGGGCGACTTCCTCAAGGACCGGATGTTCAGAGAACTGTTCACCGTCCAGGCGGGTGAGCGGCGGCTGGACCGGCGGGAGGCGATCACGCAGACGCTGCTCGCGACGCTCTCCGCCGTGGTCAGCGGAGCGGGCCTGATATGGGCGGTCTACGCCGCGGTGAACGGCCGGCTGACGCTCGGGGACGTGACCGCCTTCGCCGCCGCGGTGGCCGGGACGCAGGGCGCGCTGATCGCGATGGTGGAGAACGCGGCCAACGCCCGCCAGGCACTGTCGCTGTTCGATCACCACGAACAGGTGACCTCGCTGCCCGACGACCTGGGGCCGCTCCATCCGCGGGCGGAGGGGACGGCCGTCGCGTTGCCCGCGCTACGACGGGGCATCGAACTGCGCGATGTGTGGTTCCGCTACGCCGAGGATCATCCGTGGGTGCTGAAGGGAGTCGACCTGACGATTCCCCATGGCTCGTCGGTCGCGCTGGTGGGACTCAACGGAACCGGTAAGAGCACCCTGATCAAGTTGCTGTGCCGGTTCTACGATCCGTGTCGCGGGGCGATCCTCTGGGACGGTGTGGACATTCGCGAGGTGCCGCCGGCCGAACTGCGCGACCGGATGGGTGTGCTCTTCCAGGACTACATGAGCTACGACCTGAGCGCGGCGGAGAACATCGGGGTGGGGGAGATCGGAGCCCTGCCCGACCGCGCCCGGATCCAGGCCGCCGCCGAGATGGCGGACGTCCACGAGATCGTCCAGGCGTTGCCCCGGGGTTATGACACGATGCTCAGCCGGATCTTCTTCGGGTCCGAGGACGAGGATCCGCAGGCGGGAGTGGTGCTCTCGGGAGGCCAGTGGCAGCGCCTGGCGCTGGCCCGCGCCATGCTGCGCGAGCGGCGCGACCTGCTCATCCTCGACGAGCCCAGCTCGGGCCTGGACGCGCAGGCCGAGTACGAGGTGCACCGGCGGCTGCGTGAGCATCGCGCCGACCGTACCAGCCTGCTCGTGTCGCACCGGCTCGGCGCGGTCCGCGACGCGGACCTGATCGTCGTGCTCGACGACGGCCGGATCGTCGAGCAGGGGACGCACGACGAGCTCACGGCCACGGGCGGGGGATACGCCAGGCTGTTCGAGATCCAGTCCAGGGGCTATCGCGAGGACGCCGGCGTTCAGTGA
- a CDS encoding MauE/DoxX family redox-associated membrane protein: MLYLIITCRMLLIGVFVIALAGKVRGRAAFDGFVASIVSLRVLPGAWSAVAAHVLVGAEAAVVVLLALPSTVPLGFVTATGMLVVMTAGILIALRRGQRTPCRCFGASAKPLGRVHVVRNIALAVAGGAGFTAGGVVGGAGSSPHPAGIALALVTAAVGILFVTRLDDLMELFAAPLSPRRPAGSAGPKS, encoded by the coding sequence ATGCTCTATCTGATAATCACGTGCCGGATGCTGCTGATCGGTGTCTTCGTGATCGCGCTGGCCGGCAAGGTTCGCGGACGCGCGGCGTTCGACGGGTTCGTGGCCTCGATCGTGTCCCTCAGGGTGCTTCCCGGAGCATGGTCGGCGGTGGCCGCGCACGTCCTGGTGGGGGCGGAGGCCGCGGTGGTCGTCCTGCTGGCGCTGCCGTCCACCGTGCCGCTGGGATTCGTGACGGCTACCGGGATGCTCGTTGTCATGACGGCCGGCATCCTGATCGCCCTGCGCCGGGGACAACGGACGCCGTGCCGATGTTTCGGCGCCTCCGCCAAGCCGCTCGGCCGGGTGCACGTGGTGCGCAACATCGCCCTGGCGGTCGCCGGGGGTGCCGGGTTCACGGCTGGAGGTGTCGTCGGCGGAGCCGGCTCCTCACCGCATCCGGCCGGTATCGCCCTCGCGCTGGTCACCGCCGCCGTGGGCATCCTGTTCGTCACGCGGCTGGACGACCTGATGGAGCTGTTCGCCGCTCCTCTATCACCTCGACGACCTGCCGGGTCCGCAGGCCCGAAGTCCTGA
- a CDS encoding AfsR/SARP family transcriptional regulator codes for MKFRLLGPVMVQAGELPVRIAAPKQRVVLAMLLARAGHVVPVRSLVAEMWDDQPPRSAVANLRTYLMQLRKLLPPTAEETVERLVTLDAGYLLRVEPDEFDLFAFEALSARGRQALARRDLEMAQDAYTQALALWRGAAAEDVPLGPTLREVVARLTDQYLSAVEEYTEIQFALGRPMATVKRLRELVGQHPLRERLHGQLMVALYRCGDVVGALDVFGAARRILAEELGLDPGPELCRLHQAVLRRDAELMSPVGLRAGEDTVTVRAVEDTPAVAVRAGDGRPCPRQLPREPTAFVGRSAELARMLTVLRGGPEPGAGSRVLALHGLGGVGKSALALRAAYAVTDRYADGQLYADLQGSSPGLLPLSPAEVLGRFLRAMGVPHGDVPMAQAEAAAQYQSLLADRRVLVVLDNAVDAAQVAPLLPAGGGCAVLITSRTALTTVDAVPVAVDVLDEADAVRMLTLLAGQARVTAEIEAAAGIVRWCGHHPLALRIAGARLAGRPDWSLARFGERLRDQRRRLDELRVADLGVRSCFEVGYAALTSGSDRATDAAARAFRLFGVFAVPEVSVGLAAALLDADPEVAEDALDRLAEARLVEPVGDGRFRMHDLLRLFAAELAAVYDPPDERARAVRRALDWYLDLCRQVNELIQPHRRFGDAQRPVPQESGTALRTPAEAARWLETEMPCLIAAAVQAATRQPEIACFVIHLMPLIRALATKRGHWSELETVARLALEVARRQGDRAGEASALTMLGLVDWMAGRSDVAHDRMHHALRLWRELGDRESEGMALHNLGWLSMRADDFDAALGHITAGLLLLETHAPHRIGAVRHNLGEVLLRLGRFAEAVECFEKCLTIRRSDGDPLGEGITLAALGRAYCLLDRRSEALAALGDALRRCQETGNREDEWEVLLSRSEIWLRCGEPASASADLARVLELTAQAGDAYGQAAAARQLARAYAALDDSPAATREADRAEELFADSAMRRDPVLEKLLTVRL; via the coding sequence GTGAAGTTTCGACTCCTTGGCCCGGTGATGGTCCAGGCCGGTGAGCTCCCCGTGAGGATCGCGGCGCCGAAACAGCGTGTGGTCCTCGCCATGTTGCTCGCGCGTGCCGGGCACGTCGTGCCGGTCCGATCGCTGGTGGCTGAGATGTGGGACGATCAGCCACCCCGTTCGGCGGTGGCGAACCTGCGCACCTATCTCATGCAGTTGCGCAAGCTGCTGCCCCCCACCGCCGAGGAGACCGTCGAGCGGCTGGTCACCCTGGACGCCGGTTATCTGCTGCGGGTCGAGCCGGACGAGTTCGACCTGTTCGCGTTCGAGGCGCTGTCCGCACGCGGCCGCCAGGCGCTGGCCCGGCGGGATCTCGAGATGGCCCAGGACGCCTACACCCAGGCACTGGCGCTGTGGAGAGGGGCGGCGGCCGAGGACGTGCCCCTGGGGCCGACCCTGCGCGAGGTGGTCGCCCGTCTCACCGACCAGTACTTGAGCGCGGTGGAGGAGTACACGGAGATCCAGTTCGCGCTCGGCAGGCCCATGGCGACGGTCAAGCGGCTGCGCGAACTGGTCGGGCAGCACCCCCTGCGGGAGCGGCTGCACGGCCAGCTCATGGTGGCCCTGTACCGGTGCGGTGACGTGGTCGGCGCGCTGGACGTCTTCGGCGCGGCCCGCCGGATCCTGGCCGAGGAACTCGGACTCGACCCCGGCCCCGAGCTGTGCCGCCTGCACCAGGCGGTCCTGCGCCGGGACGCGGAGCTGATGTCGCCGGTCGGGCTCCGGGCAGGGGAGGACACCGTGACCGTGAGAGCCGTTGAGGACACCCCGGCCGTGGCCGTGCGGGCCGGCGACGGACGCCCCTGCCCGCGCCAGCTTCCCCGGGAGCCCACGGCGTTCGTGGGCCGGTCGGCCGAACTCGCCCGGATGCTCACCGTCTTGCGCGGCGGCCCGGAGCCGGGCGCCGGGTCGAGGGTGCTGGCGCTGCACGGCCTGGGCGGGGTCGGCAAGTCGGCGCTGGCGTTGCGGGCGGCGTACGCGGTGACGGACCGTTACGCCGACGGCCAGCTCTACGCCGACCTGCAGGGATCGAGCCCCGGCCTGCTGCCCTTGAGCCCCGCCGAGGTGCTCGGCCGTTTCCTGAGGGCCATGGGAGTGCCCCACGGAGACGTTCCCATGGCACAGGCGGAAGCGGCCGCCCAGTACCAGTCACTGCTCGCCGACCGGCGGGTCCTGGTCGTCCTCGACAACGCCGTCGACGCCGCCCAGGTGGCGCCGTTGCTGCCGGCGGGCGGCGGCTGCGCGGTACTGATCACCAGCCGGACGGCGCTGACCACCGTGGACGCCGTGCCGGTCGCCGTCGACGTGCTCGACGAGGCGGACGCGGTGCGGATGCTCACGCTGCTGGCGGGCCAGGCCCGGGTGACCGCCGAGATCGAGGCGGCGGCCGGCATCGTGCGCTGGTGCGGACACCACCCGCTGGCGCTGCGCATCGCCGGCGCACGTCTCGCCGGCCGTCCCGACTGGTCGCTTGCGCGGTTCGGTGAGCGACTGCGCGACCAGCGACGACGGCTGGACGAGCTGCGGGTGGCGGACCTGGGTGTCCGATCCTGTTTCGAGGTCGGTTACGCGGCACTGACGAGCGGCTCGGACCGGGCCACGGACGCCGCGGCGCGTGCCTTCCGGCTGTTCGGGGTGTTCGCCGTGCCCGAGGTCAGCGTCGGGCTCGCCGCGGCGCTCCTCGACGCGGACCCGGAGGTGGCCGAGGACGCGCTCGACCGGCTGGCCGAGGCCCGACTGGTCGAGCCGGTCGGTGACGGGCGGTTTCGCATGCACGACCTGCTGAGGCTGTTCGCCGCGGAGCTGGCCGCCGTCTACGACCCGCCGGACGAGCGCGCGCGGGCCGTCCGGCGGGCACTGGACTGGTACCTCGACCTCTGCCGGCAGGTGAACGAACTGATCCAGCCACACCGGCGGTTCGGCGACGCGCAGCGGCCGGTCCCGCAGGAGAGCGGGACGGCCCTCCGTACGCCCGCCGAGGCCGCGCGATGGCTGGAGACCGAGATGCCGTGCCTGATCGCGGCCGCCGTACAGGCGGCGACGAGGCAGCCCGAGATCGCGTGCTTCGTCATCCATCTGATGCCGTTGATCAGGGCGCTGGCGACCAAACGCGGCCACTGGAGCGAGCTGGAGACCGTCGCGCGACTCGCGCTTGAGGTGGCGCGAAGGCAGGGAGACCGGGCGGGGGAGGCGTCCGCGCTCACGATGCTGGGGCTGGTGGACTGGATGGCGGGCAGGTCCGATGTGGCTCACGACCGCATGCACCACGCGCTCAGGCTCTGGCGTGAGCTGGGCGACCGGGAGTCCGAGGGGATGGCGCTGCACAATCTCGGCTGGCTGAGCATGCGCGCCGACGACTTCGACGCGGCCCTCGGCCACATCACCGCCGGTCTGCTGCTGCTGGAGACGCACGCACCGCATCGGATCGGGGCGGTCAGGCACAATCTGGGCGAGGTTCTGCTCCGGCTCGGCCGGTTCGCGGAGGCGGTGGAGTGCTTCGAGAAGTGCCTGACCATCCGCAGATCGGACGGTGACCCGCTGGGGGAGGGCATCACCCTGGCCGCGCTCGGCCGCGCCTACTGCCTGCTCGACCGCAGGAGCGAGGCGCTGGCCGCGTTGGGGGACGCACTGCGCCGCTGCCAGGAGACCGGTAACCGGGAGGACGAGTGGGAGGTACTGCTGAGCAGGTCCGAGATCTGGCTCCGGTGCGGCGAGCCGGCCTCGGCCTCGGCCGACCTGGCCCGGGTCCTGGAGCTGACCGCGCAGGCCGGTGACGCCTACGGCCAGGCCGCCGCGGCCCGCCAGCTCGCCAGGGCGTACGCCGCGCTGGACGACTCACCTGCCGCGACGCGGGAGGCCGACCGGGCCGAGGAGCTTTTCGCCGACTCCGCGATGCGACGGGATCCGGTATTGGAGAAGCTGCTCACCGTCCGGTTGTAG
- a CDS encoding S26 family signal peptidase translates to MELILRGLVAGALVLVAGALWARGRYVVITVSGTSMTPTLADGDRVLVRRRRLGQLSRGDVVVLEPPLDPGGRYEPGPAAATGGRWNIKRVAALPGDPVPAGIAAGDGVSRVPSGMVVVLGDNQDSVDSRQWGFFPTDRLLGVALRQLGGPAL, encoded by the coding sequence GTGGAGTTGATCCTTCGGGGACTGGTTGCCGGTGCTCTCGTGCTGGTCGCGGGAGCGCTCTGGGCTCGCGGGCGCTACGTGGTGATCACCGTCAGCGGGACGAGCATGACCCCGACGCTGGCCGACGGCGATCGCGTCCTGGTACGGCGGCGGAGGCTCGGCCAACTGAGCCGGGGTGATGTCGTCGTGCTCGAACCCCCGCTCGATCCCGGCGGTCGATACGAGCCCGGACCCGCCGCCGCGACCGGTGGGCGCTGGAACATCAAACGGGTCGCCGCGCTCCCCGGTGATCCGGTGCCGGCGGGGATCGCCGCGGGTGACGGGGTGTCCCGCGTTCCCTCCGGGATGGTGGTGGTCCTCGGGGACAACCAGGACAGCGTCGACTCCCGGCAATGGGGGTTCTTTCCCACGGACCGGCTGCTGGGCGTCGCGCTGCGGCAGCTGGGCGGGCCGGCCCTGTAG
- a CDS encoding MFS transporter yields MSEQQAQRAPGRALVPGLVFVGTVVAVISSLGAPLIPAVAAANNVSLSDAQWSLTVSLLVSAMATPVMGRLGDGPHRRAVILAGLGIVTLGGVLAALPLGFASLLAGRGLQGVGLGLIPLSMAVARDALPVERARPAVATLSITTAAGIGLGYPITGLIAQYGGLHAAFWFGAAVSSLALAVAALVVPSSAHHPPRRLDVSGAVLLGAALAGLLLAVSEGGSWGWTSARLVIAGAVSLAGLAGWVLLELRRTHPLVEVRLLRLRTVFTADVTVLLTGVGFYLLVSLVTRFVQTPLGSGYGLGASTSVAGLVLLPFSAAGLAASKIAPALVRRVSAGTVLPLGSGVMVLSMLMFAYARGALWEIVVVMGIAGLGVGCILAVLPGFIVGSVPAHETGSALSFNQVLRYVGFAVGSALSAVVLQAHTAPGRALPEGDGYTVAGLVACGVWVLTAAVTLVLPRLRARTTVPAVREVAVETDVR; encoded by the coding sequence GTGAGCGAGCAGCAGGCCCAGAGAGCGCCCGGCCGGGCCCTCGTTCCCGGTTTGGTGTTCGTCGGGACGGTGGTCGCCGTCATCAGCAGTCTGGGGGCGCCGCTCATCCCCGCGGTCGCCGCCGCCAACAACGTCTCCCTGAGCGACGCGCAGTGGTCCCTGACCGTCTCGTTGCTGGTCAGCGCGATGGCCACCCCGGTAATGGGCCGGCTCGGCGACGGGCCACACCGCCGGGCGGTGATCCTGGCCGGCCTCGGGATCGTCACCCTCGGCGGTGTGCTGGCGGCTCTTCCGCTGGGTTTCGCCTCCCTCCTGGCGGGACGCGGCCTTCAGGGGGTCGGCCTCGGGCTCATCCCGCTGAGCATGGCCGTGGCCCGCGACGCTCTTCCGGTGGAACGCGCCCGTCCGGCCGTGGCGACGCTGTCGATCACCACCGCCGCCGGAATCGGCCTCGGCTACCCGATCACCGGGCTGATCGCCCAGTACGGCGGCCTGCACGCGGCGTTCTGGTTCGGCGCGGCGGTGAGCTCCCTGGCGCTGGCCGTCGCGGCGCTCGTGGTGCCGTCCTCGGCGCACCACCCGCCCCGGCGCCTCGACGTCTCCGGCGCGGTCCTGCTGGGCGCGGCACTGGCCGGTCTGCTGCTCGCCGTCAGCGAGGGCGGGAGCTGGGGGTGGACCTCGGCCCGCCTGGTCATCGCCGGCGCCGTGTCGCTCGCCGGGCTCGCCGGCTGGGTCCTGCTGGAGCTGCGCCGCACGCACCCGCTCGTCGAGGTGCGGTTGTTGCGCCTGCGGACGGTGTTCACCGCGGACGTGACCGTGTTGCTGACCGGAGTCGGGTTCTACCTCCTGGTCTCGCTGGTGACGAGGTTCGTCCAGACGCCGCTCGGCAGCGGCTACGGGCTCGGCGCCTCGACCTCCGTGGCCGGGCTGGTCCTGCTCCCGTTCTCCGCCGCCGGCCTCGCCGCCTCAAAGATCGCACCCGCCCTGGTCCGGCGCGTCTCGGCCGGGACCGTCCTGCCCCTCGGGTCGGGAGTGATGGTGCTCAGCATGCTGATGTTCGCCTACGCGCGCGGCGCCCTGTGGGAGATCGTCGTCGTCATGGGGATCGCCGGGCTCGGGGTCGGTTGCATTCTCGCCGTTCTTCCCGGGTTCATCGTCGGTTCGGTGCCCGCCCACGAGACCGGAAGCGCCCTGAGCTTCAACCAGGTGCTCCGCTACGTCGGTTTCGCCGTCGGCAGCGCGCTGAGCGCCGTGGTGCTCCAGGCCCACACCGCGCCGGGCCGGGCCCTCCCCGAGGGGGACGGCTACACCGTCGCCGGGCTCGTCGCCTGCGGTGTCTGGGTCCTCACCGCCGCCGTGACCCTCGTGCTGCCCCGCCTGCGAGCCCGCACGACCGTTCCCGCCGTCCGGGAGGTGGCGGTGGAGACCGACGTGCGGTAG
- a CDS encoding TetR/AcrR family transcriptional regulator, translating to MPKETTPRRRDSAASRERLLSAAGELFADRGFDRTSAREIGERAGVDPTMIARYFGGKAQLFIAVLRTEADIPADLLDPDRLTALLDRMDRHGPGPVIQAGIRPYGDAEAQAAARAELQHRLVAPLRERLAREGDEQADLRAELLVAAFTGVILSRRSGAFEHLSGATADELLPLLRDLLGAGEQRAHEG from the coding sequence ATGCCCAAGGAAACGACTCCGCGCCGCCGCGACTCGGCGGCCAGCCGCGAACGGCTGCTGAGCGCGGCGGGCGAACTGTTCGCCGATCGCGGGTTCGACCGGACGTCGGCACGTGAGATCGGCGAACGCGCCGGCGTCGACCCCACGATGATCGCCCGATACTTCGGGGGGAAGGCTCAGCTCTTCATCGCGGTCCTTCGCACCGAGGCGGACATCCCCGCCGACCTTCTCGATCCGGATCGGCTGACCGCGTTGCTCGACCGCATGGACCGCCACGGTCCCGGTCCGGTCATCCAGGCCGGCATCCGGCCCTACGGCGACGCCGAGGCCCAGGCCGCCGCCCGCGCTGAGCTCCAGCACCGCCTGGTCGCACCGCTGCGCGAACGCCTCGCCCGCGAGGGCGACGAGCAGGCGGACCTCCGCGCCGAACTGCTCGTCGCCGCCTTCACCGGCGTCATCCTCAGCCGCCGTTCCGGAGCCTTCGAGCACCTCTCCGGAGCGACCGCCGACGAACTCCTGCCCCTCCTCCGGGATCTCCTCGGCGCCGGGGAGCAGCGGGCGCACGAAGGCTGA
- a CDS encoding AfsR/SARP family transcriptional regulator, producing the protein MVIDQPVFSVLGPLDVRISGRSLHLGGTKPRVLLASLLLDANQVVTADFLVEVLWPRDRPQSAHANLRTYVSSLRGGLKATGAGIRAHPRGYAIEVPAEHLDLLLFEDLIAGARAAGRTEEAHDRLCRALALWRGTPLADLPNSPLWDSRLRSLTEVRLAAAEELIDLRMDRGRYADAIGELRGLLGEHPFREDLSQRLMLALHRSGRQAEALRTYTAIRQRLVTELGIEPGAELRRAHAVILAGEPPPATTLPTPHQLPPDVSDFTGRADAVAALRRALSPRERSPDGPPSVIVVAGPPGVGKSALAVHCAHAVQADYPDGQLYLNLGGTAHEPADPGELLAQALRALGVGEDGLPHTVHERSALYRSLLAGRPMLILLDDAAGAAQVRPLLPGSGCAVLVTSRRRITELPGATRLELDVLPQEEAEELLGRIVGAERLEGEREAAAAIVRYCDRLPLAVRIAGARLAGRPGWSLRVLRQRLDDESGRLGELYAGDLEMRVSLNRSYRLLPDDAAMTFRALGLLGPGSLPGWVVDAVLDRHRADDVMDVLVDANLLQLAGTDLIGQPRFRLYDLLRCVAREKAGGDLERHALTRVFGAWMATAENARARLPTTVFSMTSEKAVRWNLAGDTVGRLTADPLSWFDAEHDALVGAVRLAADTGAAESAWGLAAVLVPYFDLRCHFDAWQYTHRIALDAARLAEDLEGEAAMLRGLAQVCLYQDRYAEAAEMFRRSRVIFRELGDTRGEATSICGLGAVNQFCGEHRVALGYFRRALAMFLATGNRSGEAYARQAIGRVCLELGEPGQASEWLEQALRLARELGDPHREGCVSMQVGRLHVLAADADQAMRFQGHALDIFESLGDRHCGAYALQGLGGLQVVRGERSHASAQLERSLVIFQQLGDRSGEAAAIQTLGELHHSAGRAHLARDYLRHASTLRRELRGGADLALRPIAGPYGPPSRG; encoded by the coding sequence ATGGTGATTGATCAGCCCGTATTCAGCGTGCTCGGTCCGCTGGACGTCCGGATCTCGGGACGTTCTCTCCACCTCGGGGGCACGAAGCCCCGAGTCCTGCTGGCCTCGCTGCTGCTCGACGCGAACCAGGTGGTCACCGCGGACTTCCTCGTCGAGGTGCTCTGGCCACGAGACCGCCCGCAGTCCGCCCACGCGAACCTCCGCACGTACGTGAGCTCGCTGCGTGGCGGCCTCAAGGCGACCGGCGCCGGAATCCGGGCGCACCCGCGCGGCTACGCGATCGAGGTGCCGGCCGAACACCTCGACCTCCTCCTCTTCGAGGACCTGATCGCCGGAGCGCGGGCGGCCGGCCGTACGGAGGAGGCCCACGACCGGCTGTGCCGGGCGCTCGCGCTGTGGCGCGGCACCCCGCTCGCCGACCTGCCGAACAGCCCGCTCTGGGACAGCCGCCTGCGGTCGCTCACGGAGGTACGGCTCGCCGCGGCCGAGGAGCTGATCGACCTGAGAATGGACCGGGGCCGGTACGCCGACGCGATCGGCGAGTTGCGCGGGCTGCTGGGAGAGCACCCCTTCCGGGAGGACCTCTCGCAACGTCTGATGCTCGCCCTGCACCGGAGCGGGCGGCAGGCCGAGGCGCTTCGCACCTACACCGCGATCAGGCAGCGGCTGGTCACCGAACTCGGAATCGAACCCGGCGCGGAGCTGCGCCGGGCACACGCGGTCATTCTGGCGGGGGAGCCCCCTCCGGCCACGACCCTTCCCACCCCTCACCAGCTCCCCCCGGACGTTTCGGACTTCACCGGCCGGGCCGACGCCGTCGCCGCGCTCAGGCGGGCGCTCTCGCCCCGGGAGCGATCGCCGGACGGGCCGCCTTCGGTCATCGTGGTGGCGGGGCCGCCGGGGGTGGGCAAGTCGGCGCTGGCCGTGCACTGCGCGCACGCCGTCCAAGCCGACTACCCCGACGGGCAGCTCTACCTGAACCTCGGAGGCACCGCGCACGAGCCGGCCGATCCCGGCGAGCTGCTGGCCCAGGCGCTGCGGGCGCTGGGCGTCGGAGAGGACGGCCTGCCGCACACCGTGCACGAACGGTCCGCGCTGTACCGGTCCCTGCTGGCCGGACGCCCGATGCTCATACTCCTCGACGACGCCGCCGGAGCCGCGCAGGTGCGCCCGTTGCTGCCGGGCAGCGGTTGCGCGGTGCTCGTGACGAGCCGGCGGCGGATCACCGAACTGCCCGGCGCGACGCGGCTGGAGCTGGACGTGCTGCCGCAGGAGGAGGCCGAGGAGCTCCTGGGCAGGATCGTGGGCGCCGAGCGGCTGGAGGGGGAGCGGGAGGCCGCCGCGGCGATCGTGCGCTACTGCGACCGGCTGCCGCTGGCCGTCAGGATCGCGGGCGCGAGGCTGGCCGGGCGGCCGGGCTGGTCGCTGCGCGTGCTGCGGCAACGGCTGGACGACGAGTCGGGCAGACTCGGCGAGCTGTACGCGGGGGACCTGGAGATGCGGGTCAGCCTCAACCGGAGCTACCGGCTGCTGCCCGACGACGCCGCCATGACCTTCCGCGCGCTCGGACTCCTCGGTCCCGGCTCCCTTCCCGGCTGGGTGGTCGACGCCGTGCTGGACCGGCACCGGGCCGACGACGTGATGGACGTGCTGGTCGACGCGAACCTGTTGCAGCTGGCCGGGACCGACCTGATCGGGCAGCCCCGCTTCCGGCTGTACGACCTGCTCCGCTGCGTCGCGAGGGAGAAGGCCGGCGGCGACCTCGAACGGCACGCGCTCACCAGGGTGTTCGGGGCGTGGATGGCCACCGCCGAGAACGCCAGGGCGCGGCTGCCCACCACGGTTTTCAGCATGACCTCGGAGAAGGCCGTCCGCTGGAACCTGGCGGGCGACACCGTCGGACGGCTGACCGCGGACCCGCTGTCGTGGTTCGACGCCGAGCACGACGCGCTGGTGGGCGCGGTACGGCTGGCCGCCGACACGGGAGCGGCCGAGTCGGCGTGGGGACTCGCCGCGGTCCTCGTCCCCTACTTCGACCTGCGATGTCACTTCGACGCGTGGCAGTACACGCACCGGATCGCCCTGGACGCCGCCCGTCTCGCCGAGGACCTCGAGGGCGAGGCGGCCATGCTGCGCGGCCTGGCCCAGGTCTGTCTCTACCAGGACCGTTACGCCGAGGCGGCGGAGATGTTCAGGCGATCTCGTGTGATCTTCCGCGAGCTGGGCGACACGCGGGGGGAGGCGACCTCGATCTGCGGGCTGGGGGCGGTGAACCAGTTCTGCGGTGAGCATCGGGTGGCCCTCGGATACTTCCGCAGGGCCCTCGCCATGTTCCTCGCCACGGGCAACCGGAGCGGTGAGGCGTACGCGCGGCAGGCGATCGGGCGGGTCTGCCTGGAGCTGGGCGAGCCGGGCCAGGCCTCCGAGTGGCTCGAACAGGCGCTCCGGCTGGCCAGGGAGCTGGGTGACCCCCACCGGGAGGGGTGCGTGTCCATGCAGGTCGGGCGATTACACGTCCTGGCCGCCGACGCGGACCAGGCGATGCGCTTCCAGGGGCACGCGCTGGACATCTTCGAGAGCCTCGGCGACCGCCACTGCGGGGCCTACGCCTTGCAGGGCCTGGGCGGGCTCCAGGTGGTCCGCGGCGAGCGGTCGCACGCCTCGGCCCAGCTGGAGAGATCTCTGGTGATCTTCCAGCAGCTCGGCGACCGGAGCGGGGAGGCGGCCGCGATCCAGACACTCGGCGAACTGCATCACTCCGCCGGCCGTGCCCACCTGGCCAGGGACTACCTGCGCCATGCCAGCACGCTACGGCGCGAGCTGCGCGGAGGCGCCGACCTGGCACTGAGACCCATAGCCGGTCCGTACGGCCCTCCGTCGCGGGGATGA